The Podospora bellae-mahoneyi strain CBS 112042 chromosome 7, whole genome shotgun sequence genome includes a window with the following:
- a CDS encoding hypothetical protein (EggNog:ENOG503NV5U; COG:E; COG:G), with product MAPNTIIPARAVIPFLVGMMLLTGVCNTLLTKYQDNQCVRNCDNPDPKKRRHFEQPVIQTLQMFVGEMGCWVVVGIMSLYNRYIAKSDTTTAYQPVRTTADDEEPAADNASIHSRTALTGGGGNGTINDPAFKEETHSVLRGWRVCLLALPAICDILGTTLMNAGLLLVAASIYQMTRGALVLFVGLFSVIFLRRHLHLFQWLSLVGVMTGVAIVGLAGAIQPDKKHAASAHSATGVESDALRVIIGVLMIAGAQIFTATQFVLEEWILERSSIEPIRVVGWEGIFGFSVTLLGMTVLHFAVGRTEAGRLGPFDMVEGWRQFWEYRAVFVSSLLIMISIGGFNFFGLSVTRSVSATSRSTIDTCRTLFIWIVSLGLGWETFKWLQVVGFALLVYFTFLFNGIVQPPFAFLRVREVEELLPEEPIEHN from the exons ATGGcgcccaacaccatcatccccgccaGGGCGGTGATACCGTTCCTGGTGggcatgatgctgctgaCGGGAGTGTGCAACACCCTCTTGACCAAATACCAG GACAACCAATGCGTCCGCAACTGCGATAACCCCGACCCCAAAAAACGCCGCCACTTTGAGCAACCCGTCatccaaaccctccaaatGTTCGTCGGCGAGATGGGCTGCTGGGTCGTCGTGGGCATCATGTCTCTCTACAACCGCTACATTGCCAAatcagacaccaccaccgcctacCAACCCGTCCGGACAAcagccgacgacgaagagccTGCGGCGGACAATGCTAGCATCCACTCCCGCACTGCTCTGACCGGGGGTGGCGGCAACGGGACAATCAACGACCCTGCCTTTAAGGAAGAAACTCACTCTGTCCtccgggggtggagggtttgtCTTTTGGCCTTGCCAGCCATCTGCGACATTTTGGGAACCACCCTCATGAACGCGGGGCTGTTGCTTGTGGCGGCGTCGATTTATCAAATGACTAGAGGGGCATTGGTCCTCTTTGTGGGGTTGTTTAGTGTTATTTTTCTTCGTCGGCATCTTCACCTTTTTCAATGGCTTTCCCTTGTTGGTGTCATGACCGGTGTTGCCATCGTCGGCCTCGCAGGGGCGATTCAACCGGACAAGAAACACGCCGCGTCTGCGCATTCGGCCACGGGGGTGGAAAGCGATGCGTTGAGGGTGATCATCGGCGTTTTGATGATCGCCGGAGCGCAGATTTTTACGGCTACGCAGTTTGTCCTTGAGGAGTGGATTCTGGAGAGGTCGAGCATTGAGCCGATccgggtggtgggatgggaggggatttTTGGGTTTAGTGTCACGCTGCTCGGGATGACGGTGTTGCATTTTGCTGTTGGGCGGACGGAGGCGGGGAGGCTGGGGCCGTTTGACATGGTGGAGGGCTGGAGGCAGTTTTGGGAGTACAGAGCTGTTTTTGTGAGCAGTTTGTTGATTATGATTAGTATCGG AGGCTTCAACTTTTTTGGTCTTTCCGTCACCAGGAGCGTCAGCGCCACGTCCCGGTCTACGATCGACACTTGCAGGACGCTCTTCATCTGGATTGTCTCGCTTGGTCTGGGGTGGGAGACGTTCAAGTGGTTGCAGGTTGTCGGTTTCGCGCTGCTGGTGTATTTCACCTTCTTGTTCAACGGGATTGTGCAGCCACCGTTTGCGTttttgagggtgagggaggtggaggagctgttgcCTGAGGAGCCGATTGAACATAACTAG
- a CDS encoding hypothetical protein (COG:S; EggNog:ENOG503NW2A) encodes MDNPPYSGRGGSKTPSLVQRLSEEFETSRVPEGFMAVSGDLASTLVAPHIPRGGGRTASPSGEFPTAEQVALENETKRVPSSDEQTIAAEPVESTDKHPTRRPLEHTRSFNNGYHFPPKYPKGEATKQALKSFWKFFTTPMGFFWTIYGLNIVAWGGMLFLLLCNAAPAMCYPTCDDIDSPRRKWVEWDSQVLTGLFCVTAFGLAPWRFRDWYYLLKYRIMGDFDGLRRLAGIHRSWFRLKGSEELAVDVGPENIPEGVPREVIPTPEKNIPNAPLTGTRAPATAVWKLDFVIWSMVMNTFAQCGLCGVMWGMNRFDRPSWVTGFLVAIACIIAMVGGYVMFLEGKKVKSIEGVPCNDRDLERLARDKEMGIPHWNNIKDKKPKEKKKVKDVEKA; translated from the coding sequence atGGACAACCCACCCTACAGCGGCCGCGGCGGCTCCAAAACCCCTTCCCTCGTGCAAAGATTGTCAGAAGAGTTTGAAACCTCACGAGTACCCGAAGGCTTCATGGCCGTTTCTGGAGATCTAGCATCAACACTAGTCGCCCCTCACATCccccgcggcggcggccgcACAGCATCGCCCTCAGGCGAATTCCCCACTGCCGAGCAAGTCGCCCTCGAGAATGAGACCAAGCGAGTCCCTTCCTCCGACGAGCAGACAATCGCCGCTGAGCCGGTCGAGTCTACCGATAAACATCCAACAAGGCGTCCTCTGGAGCACACAAGGTCGTTTAATAACGGCTATCACTTCCCGCCCAAATACCCCAAGGGCGAAGCCACCAAGCAGGCACTGAAATCATTCTGGAAGTTCTTCACCACGCCGATGGGTTTCTTTTGGACTATTTACGGCTTGAACATTGTTGCGTGGGGCGGCATGTTGTTTTTGCTGCTTTGCAACGCCGCACCGGCCATGTGTTATCCTACCTGTGATGATATCGACTCGCCGCGGAGGAAGTGGGTGGAGTGGGATTCTCAGGTGCTGACTGGATTGTTCTGCGTCACTGCTTTTGGGCTGGCGCCGTGGAGGTTTAGGGACTGGTATTACTTGTTGAAGTACAGAATCATGGGTGATTTCGATGGGCTCAGGAGACTGGCGGGGATTCACAGGAGTTGGTTCAGACTGAAGGGGtcggaggagctggcggtggATGTTGGGCCGGAGAATATTCCCGAGGGGgtgccgagggaggtgatcCCGACGCCCGAGAAGAATATTCCCAATGCGCCGCTGACCGGGACGAGGGCGCCTGCGACGGCGGTTTGGAAGTTGGATTTTGTTATTTGGTCCATGGTGATGAACACGTTTGCTCAGTGCGGCTTGTGCGGTGTCATGTGGGGTATGAATCGCTTTGACCGGCCGAGCTGGGTGACGGGGTTTTTGGTGGCTATTGCGTGCATCATAGCGATGGTGGGCGGCTATGTCATGtttttggaggggaagaaggtcaAGAGCATTGAGGGGGTGCCGTGCAATGAtagggatttggagaggttggcaaGGGATAAGGAGATGGGGATTCCGCACTGGAATAATATCAAGGATAAGAAgccgaaggagaagaagaaggtgaaggatGTGGAGAAGGCTTAA
- a CDS encoding hypothetical protein (COG:S; EggNog:ENOG503NUYU) encodes MTTTTSPLLDLTTLPGPYPTTTSPMIFSSPSYNLPQIRTLHKSLHHAIDDKSSRLRTQVGGSYRELLGTADTIVAMKSEIEAVHHTLSDMGYKCGRGVVGHKMDALGKFTSTTMGDKAASGRERLLAGCLGQLDAILRVREKAKRGERLETGARLFVLGRLLLAAAAGGQQQGSDEKEMGRRRRVLEKGHKIRLMGGIDADLRRYHKPGTGDKQQREATLVRALSAYALATSSGARDVLGYFLRVRGEAIALALEVDEEERMARSPEDVIRALGLYTQTLQDVQALVPGKLADALMRLKREKLLENEELLKMEGLRLDVYKRWCGDEIQFYTPFIRHDDLDGKAAREMLFGWADKGRKVVLEGLENTLKEMGEFKAIVELRTEVLKLWISEGGKARGFDPSEVLDEIRETVNKHMLRVLEQKVAKLRLVGSEVSAAVEAWKEGRSDQHESLWDMDSYDTDLSNGAAQFTQHVVSRLYGRNDDVSKAVASYKSWFRVIDDVGTVVDQLKRQRWDNDVDEIEDEETIEERQQLLAKDDPAALGKHLNESLVKSFKKLDENLSTLWKEQQDSPDRGHIAMYFLRVLRDIRSRLPENAEVKGFGLEAVPSLHQALVSTVAISPLDELATVALVRRTVVGRSLWDGEPALPSSPSPGAFKFLRNLVGAMGDAGVDLWSPTAVSVLKETLRKQLSEVWLETVSKLTEGLEPEVQTETEETPKPEAEEGTSDTSDPKEESLEREAAKTEAVPDIVRHRDLLVQWLYDIYYLSSFLGTDDTFKQLSDVVLSKTDLEYSATAKQRLQKTSQDYFKRTSLLFGLLSS; translated from the coding sequence atgacaaccaccacctcccccctccttgacctcaccACTCTTCCAGGCCCctacccaaccaccacctcccccatgatcttctcctccccctcctacaacctcccccaaatccgCACCCTCCACAAATCGCTTCACCATGCCATCGACGACAAGTCCTCCCGCCTGCGCACACAAGTCGGGGGCTCCTACCGAGAACTCTTGGGGACAGCCGACACCATCGTCGCCATGAAGTCCGAGATCGAAGCCGTCCATCACACCCTCTCCGACATGGGCTACAAGTGCGGCCGCGGCGTCGTCGGGCACAAGATGGATGCCCTCGGCAAATTTACTTCCACCACAATGGGAGACAAAGCCGCCAgcgggagggagaggctACTAGCCGGCTGTCTAGGACAACTAGATGCGATTTTGAGGGTTAGagaaaaagccaaaagaggCGAGAGGCTGGAGACCGGGGCGAGGTTGTTTGTTCTTGGACGGTTATtacttgctgctgctgctgggggacagcagcaggggagtgatgagaaggagatggggcggaggaggagggttttggaaaaggggcaCAAAATCAGACTGATGGGCGGGATAGATGCTGATTTGAGGAGGTATCACAAGCCTGGGACGGGAGATAAACAACAACGCGAGGCGACGTTGGTCAGGGCGCTCAGCGCCTATGCTTTGGCTACCAGTTCTGGGGCGAGGGATGTGCTAGGATACTTTTTGagggtgagaggggaggcGATTGCGCTTGCGctcgaggtggacgaggaggagaggatggcgaggagccCGGAGGATGTGATTagggcgttggggttgtatACCCAGACGTTGCAGGACGTGCAGGCTTTGGTTCCGGGGAAGTTGGCTGATgcgttgatgaggctgaagagggagaagctgCTTGAGAATGAGGAGTTGCTGAAGATGGAGGGGCTGAGGTTGGATGTCTACAAAAGGTGGTGTGGGGATGAGATTCAGTTTTATACCCCGTTCATAAGACATGATGATCTTGATGgaaaggcggcgagggagatgctTTTTGGGTGGGCGGATAAAGGGAGGAAGGTTGTCTTGGAAGGGCTGGAGAACACACTCAAGGAAATGGGGGAGTTCAAAGCCATTGTTGAGCTGAGGACGGAGGTGCTCAAGCTGTGGATTTCAGAAGGTGGCAAGGCCAGGGGCTTTGATCCGTCGGAAGTGCTGGACGAGATAAGGGAGACTGTCAACAAGCATATGCTGAGAGTGCTGGAGCAAAAGGTGGCCAAGTTGAGGTTGGTTGGATCAGAGGTGTCTGCTGCGGTGGAAGCatggaaggaggggaggagtgaTCAACATGAGAGCCTGTGGGATATGGACTCGTACGATACCGACTTGTCGAACGGGGCTGCCCAGTTCACTCAGCATGTTGTGTCTAGGCTGTATGGCCGGAATGATGATGTGTCCAAAGCTGTGGCGAGCTACAAGTCTTGGTTCCGGGTCATTGACGATGTCGGAACTGTTGTCGACCAACTGAAGCGGCAACGGTGGGATAACGATGTGGATGAAATTGAAGATGAGGAAACCATTGAGGAACGCCAGCAACTACTCGCCAAGGACGACCCGGCGGCTTTGGGCAAGCATTTGAACGAGTCACTGGTTAAGTCCTTCAAAAAGCTCGATGAAAATCTCTCCACGCTCTGGAAGGAACAGCAAGATAGTCCTGACAGAGGGCACATCGCCATGTACTTCTTGCGAGTTTTACGGGATATCCGGTCTCGGCTGCCCGAAAATGCAGAGGTCAAGGGATTCGGGTTGGAAGCGGTGCCGTCGCTTCACCAGGCGCTCGTGTCGACTGTGGCCATCTCTCCGCTGGACGAGTTGGCCACAGTAGCTCTGGTGCGTAGGACTGTGGTAGGAAGAAGTCTCTGGGATGGCGAGCCTGCTTTGCCCAGCTCCCCGTCACCGGGGGCGTTCAAATTCCTGCGAAATCTCGTGGGGGCCATGGGTGATGCAGGCGTTGATCTCTGGAGTCCCACTGCTGTTTCTGTGCTCAAAGAAACTCTGCGAAAGCAGCTGTCCGAAGTGTGGTTGGAAACAGTCAGCAAGTTGACCGAGGGCCTTGAACCCGAGGTCCAGACCGAGACTGAAGAGACCCCAAAGCCTGAGGCCGAAGAAGGGACCTCGGATACGTCAGATCCCAAAGAGGAAAGTCTTGAGAGAGAAGCTGCCAAGACCGAGGCTGTACCAGACATCGTGCGGCACAGAGATCTTTTGGTGCAGTGGCTCTACGACATCTATTAtctctcttccttcctcGGCACAGATGACACATTCAAGCAGCTCTCCGACGTCGTCCTCTCGAAAACAGACCTGGAATACAGCGCAACTGCCAAGCAACGGCTGCAAAAGACATCGCAGGACTACTTCAAGCGCACCAGCCTGCTGTTTGGTCTTTTGTCGTCATAG
- the ECI1 gene encoding dodecenoyl-CoA isomerase (COG:I; EggNog:ENOG503NXV1) has product MASTSPIQVEYRGRLAIITINNPTKLGALNGQGYYDLAQALRQVATHDEVFITLLIGTGRFFSAGADVTITRTTPSTSSTTPHQQWLSSFVANNLNATHAFYTHPKILITALNGPVIGLSAALISFSDFIYAVPHTFLLTPFSSLGLVAEGGASRQLVQKLGPARSGEALIMSRKIESAQLEQCGFVNKVFAEVGKGDGEDEKFKRLVLAEIDDKLGEHLVGESLLGIKKLIRRPEREVLDSHNVAEVFAGLERFVSGVPQGEFEKIASGKKRHKL; this is encoded by the exons ATGGcgtccacctcccccatccaagTG GAATACCGCGGCCGCCTCGCCATAATAAcaatcaacaaccccaccaagcTCGGCGCCCTCAACGGCCAAGGGTACTACGACCTCGCCCAAGCCCTCCGCCAGGTCGCCACCCACGACGAAGTCTTCATTaccctcctcatcggaaCAGGCCGTTTCTTCTCCGCCGGCGCAGACGTCACCATCACCCGAACaactccctccacctccagcaccaccccccatcagCAATGGCTCTCCTCCTTCGTAGCCAACAACCTAAACGCCACCCACGCCTTCTACACCCACCCCAAaatcctcatcaccgccctcaacGGCCCCGTAATCGgcctctccgccgccctcaTTTCTTTCAGTGACTTCATCTACGCCGTCCCGCACACCTTCCTCCtgacccccttctcctccctcggcctcgtcgCCGAGGGCGGTGCCTCCAGGCAGCTCGTCCAAAAACTCGGACCTGCCAGATCAGGCGAGGCGTTGATCATGAGCCGCAAGATTGAGAGCGCGCAGTTGGAACAGTGCGGGTTTGTCAACAAGGTCTTCGCAGAAGTCGGCAAGGGCGACGGGGAGGATGAAAAGTTCAAGAGGTTGGTTTTGGCAGAAATTGACGACAAGCTCGGGGAGCATCTAGTCGGTGAGTCGCTGCTCGGAATCAAAAAACTGATTCGTCGTCCCGAGAGGGAGGTTCTCGACAGCCACAACGTCGCCGAGGTGTTTGCTGGACTGGAGAGGTTCGTCAGCGGGGTGCCGCAGGGGGAGTTTGAAAAGATTGCTagtgggaagaagaggcatAAGCTTTAG
- the RTC2 gene encoding putative vacuolar membrane transporter for cationic amino acids (COG:S; EggNog:ENOG503NY9G) codes for MAPPTAPLNLDVEAISGICGSISIACWVVVFSPQIIENFRRSSADGLSIQFIVVWLLGDVFNILGAVMQGVLPTMIILAIYYTIADIVLLGQCFYYRGFTLSDDPVAPAPAPALPKTTSTTARNGADEIGERSGLLSGSEGVYGSAGELERRGSWTHLSPAVPMIDVEEGAGGQGQKVRASPPTRLQSLGFNSSAVLMVCAAGVGGWWLSRGYGGNEEKGGKGEEDPLQMDFWGQVFGWLCAVLYLGSRLPQLLLNWRRKSTEGVSILFFLFACLGNLTYVLSILAYDPVCGEDGECKDGEAARIYWQYVLVNLSWLAGSAGTLFLDMSIFVQFFLYSKGDEEDEESDDEGSVSGSEDEDDEESIAGDRWDQRPVLERGVSNYA; via the coding sequence atggcccccccaaccgcacccctcaacctcgacgtCGAGGCCATATCCGGCATCTGcggctccatctccatcgccTGCTGGGTAGtcgtcttctccccccaAATCATCGAAAACTTCCGCCGCTCCAGCGCAGACGGCCTCTCGATCCAGTTCATCGTCGTCTGGCTCCTCGGCGACGTGTTCAACATCCTGGGAGCTGTCATGCAAGGGGTTTTGCCTACGATGATCATTTTGGCGATCTACTACACCATTGCCGATATTGTACTACTGGGGCAGTGTTTTTATTACAGGGGTTTCACGCTGAGTGATGATCCTGTTGCtccggcaccagcaccagcgcTACCAAAGACGACGAGCACGACAGCGAGGAATGGAGCTGATGAGATCGGGGAGAGAAGTGGGCTTTTGAGTGGGAGCGAGGGGGTTTATGGGAGTGCAGGGGAGTtggaaaggagggggagctggaCGCATTTGAGTCCGGCGGTGCCCATGattgatgtggaggagggagctggTGGGCAGGGGCAGAAGGTTAGGGCGAGTCCGCCGACGAGGTTGCAGAGTTTGGGGTTTAATAGTTCGGCTGTGTTGATGGTTTgtgcggcgggggtgggtgggtggtggttgagtaGGGGGTACGGGGGGAATGAGGagaagggtgggaagggggaggaggatccTCTGCAGATGGATTTTTGGGGGCAGgtttttgggtggttgtgTGCGGTTTTGTATCTGGGATCGAGACTGCCGCAGTTGTTGCTCaactggaggaggaagtcgaCCGAGGGGGTGTCgattttgttctttttgtttgcgTGTTTGGGGAATCTGACGTATGTGCTGTCGATTCTGGCTTATGACCCGGTttgcggggaggatggggagtgcaaggatggggaggcggCTAGGATTTACTGGCAGTATGTGCTGGTGAACTTGTCGTGGCTGGCCGGCAGTGCGGGGACTCTGTTTTTGGACATGAGCATCTTTGTGCAGTTTTTCTTGTACAGcaagggggatgaggaggatgaggaaagTGACGACGAGGGGAGTGTGAGCgggagtgaggatgaggatgatgaggagagcaTTGCTGGGGATCGGTGGGATCAACGGCCGGtcttggagaggggggtttcTAATTACGCATAA